One stretch of Bordetella avium DNA includes these proteins:
- a CDS encoding RNA methyltransferase: MCFSDFDLRLAAFGAQPVHRGRIARVWLNGQALDTGTRRRHSEHFLPLALREALPALTAELDGLARVHSEHAGSDGSRLLVALADGQMVESVLLPRDGLCVSTQVGCAVGCRFCMTGKSGLIRQVTSMEILAQVVLARRRRAVKKVVFMGMGEPAHNLENVLEAINLLGTEGNIGHKNLVFSTVGDRRVFEALPQQRVKPALALSLHTTKAELRARLLPRAPSIAPDELVELGERYARHIGYPIQYQWTLLKGVNDGNDELDAVLRLLKGKYGVLNVIPFNSLEGDDYQRPDLERIREIVRYVHSRGVLVKVRNSAGQDVDGGCGQLRARATGADQVVTLRRAPRPQAVQA; encoded by the coding sequence ATGTGCTTCTCAGACTTTGACCTCCGCCTCGCCGCCTTTGGCGCCCAGCCCGTCCATCGAGGCCGCATCGCCCGTGTGTGGCTGAACGGGCAGGCGCTCGACACGGGCACCCGGAGGCGGCATTCCGAGCATTTTTTGCCGTTGGCCTTGCGCGAGGCGCTGCCGGCGTTGACGGCCGAACTCGATGGCCTGGCCCGCGTTCATTCCGAGCATGCGGGCAGCGATGGCTCGCGCCTCTTGGTGGCGCTGGCCGACGGGCAGATGGTGGAGAGCGTGCTGCTGCCGCGAGATGGGCTTTGCGTGTCCACCCAGGTCGGTTGCGCGGTCGGCTGCCGCTTTTGCATGACGGGCAAGAGCGGCCTGATCCGTCAGGTCACAAGCATGGAGATACTTGCCCAGGTCGTGCTGGCGCGGCGCCGGCGTGCGGTGAAGAAAGTCGTGTTCATGGGCATGGGCGAACCCGCCCACAACCTGGAGAACGTGCTCGAAGCCATCAATCTGCTGGGCACCGAAGGCAATATCGGTCACAAGAACCTGGTATTCTCGACCGTAGGCGACCGGCGCGTATTCGAAGCGCTGCCGCAACAGCGCGTCAAGCCAGCGCTGGCTTTGTCGCTGCATACCACCAAGGCCGAGCTGCGCGCGCGATTGTTGCCGCGCGCGCCCAGTATCGCACCCGACGAATTGGTGGAGCTAGGTGAGCGGTATGCCCGCCACATCGGCTATCCCATCCAGTATCAATGGACGCTGCTCAAGGGCGTTAATGACGGCAACGACGAGCTCGACGCGGTGTTGCGTCTGCTCAAGGGCAAATATGGCGTGCTCAATGTCATCCCCTTCAATAGTCTGGAGGGGGATGACTATCAACGTCCCGACCTGGAGCGTATCCGCGAAATTGTCCGCTACGTGCACAGCCGGGGTGTCTTGGTCAAAGTGCGCAATAGCGCAGGGCAGGATGTCGATGGCGGTTGCGGCCAACTGCGCGCCCGCGCGACGGGCGCCGACCAGGTGGTGACGCTGCGCCGCGCGCCCAGGCCTCAAGCCGTTCAGGCCTGA
- a CDS encoding 3',5'-nucleoside bisphosphate phosphatase, translating to MNTSCLNIDLHCHSTMSDGMLPPADVARRAHANGVDVWALTDHDEVSGVAQARAAAAELGMRFITGAEISVTWAGQTVHIVGLHFDDSNPALVEGLRKTRAGRAGRARQIGERLASLGMPGAYEGALPFAGNPELISRTHFARYLVEAGYCPDVQTVFNTYLGDNCPGHVPMQWARLADAVGWIRGAGGRAVIAHPGRYKYTALQFAALFDEFLQLGGEGIEVVTGSHTKHEAVHYAGVARRYGFLASRGSDFHSMGESRVDLGCLPPLPEDLKPVWHDWV from the coding sequence ATGAACACCTCCTGCTTGAACATCGATTTGCATTGTCATTCCACTATGTCTGACGGCATGTTGCCGCCTGCGGACGTGGCGCGCCGTGCGCATGCCAATGGTGTCGATGTTTGGGCTTTGACCGACCACGATGAAGTGAGCGGTGTCGCGCAGGCGCGAGCAGCGGCGGCAGAACTGGGGATGCGCTTCATCACTGGCGCGGAAATTTCCGTGACCTGGGCGGGTCAGACCGTCCATATCGTGGGGCTGCATTTCGATGACAGCAATCCGGCCCTGGTCGAGGGGCTGCGCAAGACCCGTGCCGGGCGGGCGGGCCGCGCCCGTCAGATCGGCGAGCGTCTGGCGTCCTTGGGCATGCCTGGCGCTTACGAAGGCGCTTTGCCTTTTGCGGGCAACCCGGAGCTCATCAGCCGCACGCATTTTGCGCGCTATCTGGTCGAGGCGGGCTACTGCCCCGATGTGCAGACCGTTTTTAATACCTACCTCGGCGACAACTGCCCCGGGCATGTGCCCATGCAATGGGCACGCCTGGCGGACGCGGTGGGCTGGATACGCGGGGCTGGCGGCCGTGCCGTGATCGCGCATCCTGGCCGTTACAAATACACGGCGCTGCAATTCGCTGCGCTGTTCGACGAGTTCCTGCAGCTCGGCGGCGAGGGCATCGAGGTCGTGACGGGCAGCCACACCAAGCATGAGGCCGTGCATTATGCTGGCGTGGCCCGCCGCTATGGTTTTCTGGCCTCGCGGGGTTCGGATTTCCATAGCATGGGTGAAAGCCGGGTGGACCTCGGCTGCCTGCCGCCCCTGCCCGAGGATTTGAAACCGGTCTGGCACGACTGGGTCTGA
- the purL gene encoding phosphoribosylformylglycinamidine synthase produces the protein MSLVQHLPGSSVLSSFRRERLLAQLKKAGLPVADVSARYEHFVQTDKALSAEQQSHLVQLLDYGTPLSGEPGAKRLELLVIPRLGTISPWASKATDIAHNCGLDSVHRIERGVRYFITPERGLLGAKSFDADMLARAADCLHDRMTETVVQGDFDGQALFTPLAGKPMRTVGVKAEGRAALEAANKSLGLALSEDEIDYLTKAFGDLGRDPTDVELMMFAQANSEHCRHKIFNAQWVIDGKEQPNTLFGMIRATHKAQPEGTVVAYSDNAAIMEGGPAQRFQAGVPGGANEARYVRRDTVVHTLMKVETHNHPTAIAPFPGAATGAGGEIRDEGATGRGSKPKAGLTGFTVSHLRFDDALQPWEADHHGLPERIASPLSIMIDGPIGGAAFNNEFGRPNLLGYFRSFEQTAGGTRWGYHKPIMIAGGLGSIDAGLTHKDPLPPGALLVQLGGPGFRIGMGGGAASSMSVGSNSAELDFDSVQRGNPELERRAQEVIDRCWQQGEANPILAIHDVGAGGLSNAFPELVNDAGRGAIFDLKRVPLEESGLSPAEIWSNESQERYVLAILPQDLARFEAIAQRERCPYAVVGVATEERQLRVVDGEGLPGLDTLRPQGADEVRPVDVPIDVILGKAPRMTRDVQRLPGVSCALDLAGLDLTEAAYRVLRHPTVANKSFLITIGDRTVGGLSSRDQMVGPWQIPVADAAVTLADYEGFRGEAMSMGERTPLAMLDAPASGRMAVAEALTNLASADVARLEDIKLSANWMAACGVPGQDAALYDTVSAVSELCQAVGLSIPVGKDSLSMKTTWREDGEAREVVAPVSLIVTAFSPVGDVRASLTPQLRTDAGDSVLILIDLGRGRHRMGGSILAQVYNQVGETVPDIDQPQDLRAFFVTIRTLAEAGTILAYHDRSDGGLFATVAEMAFAGRTGVSINLDMLTFDPQSADWGDYKIRPEQVAVQRDELTLKALFSEEAGAVIQVPASQRDAVMQVLRGAGLSAHSHVIGGLNGADEVEFFRDGKKIWGQPRAELGRAWSEVSYRIMARRDNPACAQAELDVWNDAADPGLAPRVAFDPQQDVAAPFIATGKRPRVAILREQGCNSQVEMAWAFDTAGFEAIDVHMTDLLSGRIDLGGMQGLVAVGGFSYGDVLGAGEGWARTIRFNSKLSDQFAAYFARPDTFALGVCNGCQMMAALAPMIPGAEFWPRFTRNQSEKYEARLSLVEVQASPSIFFAGMEGARIPVAVAHGEGFADFSQQGDIGRVLTAARYIDNHGQITERYPFNPNGSPQGLTSVTTADGRFTVLMPHPERVTRNVMMSWTPAQWGEKDSLGAYTPWMRFFRNARVWLG, from the coding sequence GTGTCCCTTGTCCAGCATCTGCCCGGTTCCTCCGTCCTGTCCTCGTTTCGCCGTGAGCGGCTCCTCGCGCAATTGAAAAAGGCCGGTTTACCGGTGGCGGACGTATCCGCCCGCTACGAACACTTCGTGCAAACCGACAAGGCCTTGTCCGCCGAGCAGCAATCCCATCTCGTCCAACTACTCGACTACGGTACGCCGCTGAGCGGCGAACCGGGGGCCAAGCGTCTGGAGCTTTTGGTCATTCCGCGTCTGGGCACGATTTCCCCCTGGGCCAGCAAGGCCACCGACATCGCTCATAACTGCGGTCTGGACAGCGTTCACCGCATCGAGCGCGGCGTGCGTTACTTCATCACGCCCGAACGCGGCCTGCTGGGCGCGAAGTCGTTCGACGCCGACATGCTGGCGCGTGCGGCCGATTGCCTGCACGACCGCATGACGGAAACCGTGGTGCAGGGCGATTTCGACGGCCAGGCGCTGTTCACCCCCCTGGCGGGCAAGCCCATGCGTACCGTGGGCGTCAAGGCCGAGGGGCGCGCTGCGCTGGAAGCCGCCAACAAAAGTCTGGGCCTGGCGCTCTCGGAGGACGAGATCGACTACCTGACCAAGGCCTTCGGCGATCTGGGCCGTGACCCCACCGATGTGGAATTGATGATGTTCGCGCAGGCCAACAGCGAACACTGCCGCCACAAGATCTTCAATGCCCAATGGGTGATCGATGGCAAGGAGCAGCCCAACACGCTGTTCGGCATGATCCGCGCGACGCATAAGGCGCAGCCCGAGGGGACGGTGGTTGCTTATTCGGATAACGCCGCCATCATGGAGGGCGGTCCGGCCCAGCGTTTTCAGGCCGGCGTGCCGGGCGGCGCCAATGAAGCCCGTTATGTGCGCCGCGACACCGTCGTGCACACGCTGATGAAGGTTGAAACCCATAATCACCCGACCGCGATCGCCCCTTTCCCCGGTGCGGCCACGGGCGCGGGCGGCGAGATCCGCGACGAAGGCGCGACGGGCCGGGGCTCTAAGCCCAAGGCCGGCCTGACCGGTTTTACCGTGTCGCATCTGCGCTTTGACGACGCGCTGCAACCTTGGGAGGCCGATCATCATGGCCTGCCCGAGCGTATTGCCTCGCCCCTGTCCATCATGATCGACGGCCCCATCGGGGGCGCGGCGTTCAACAACGAATTCGGCCGGCCCAATCTGCTGGGTTATTTCCGCAGTTTCGAGCAGACGGCAGGCGGCACGCGCTGGGGCTATCACAAGCCCATCATGATCGCGGGCGGCCTGGGCAGCATCGATGCCGGCCTGACCCATAAAGATCCGTTGCCGCCAGGCGCCTTGTTGGTGCAATTGGGCGGCCCCGGTTTCCGTATCGGCATGGGCGGCGGCGCGGCGTCCAGCATGAGCGTGGGCAGCAACTCCGCCGAACTCGACTTTGATTCGGTGCAGCGCGGCAACCCCGAGCTGGAGCGCCGTGCGCAAGAGGTTATCGACCGCTGCTGGCAGCAGGGCGAGGCCAATCCTATTCTGGCCATCCACGACGTGGGCGCTGGCGGTTTGTCCAATGCCTTCCCTGAACTGGTCAATGATGCCGGCCGGGGCGCCATTTTCGATCTGAAGCGCGTGCCGCTCGAGGAATCCGGCCTGTCGCCTGCCGAAATCTGGAGCAACGAGTCTCAGGAACGCTATGTGTTGGCGATCCTTCCCCAGGATCTGGCCCGCTTTGAAGCCATTGCCCAACGCGAACGCTGCCCTTACGCGGTGGTTGGCGTGGCCACCGAAGAGCGCCAGCTGCGCGTGGTGGACGGCGAGGGCCTGCCCGGCCTGGATACCCTGCGCCCGCAAGGTGCAGATGAGGTGCGCCCCGTGGATGTGCCCATCGATGTCATTCTGGGCAAGGCGCCGCGCATGACCCGTGATGTCCAGCGCCTGCCGGGCGTGTCCTGCGCGCTGGATCTGGCCGGTCTTGACCTTACCGAGGCCGCCTATCGCGTGCTGCGCCACCCGACGGTGGCCAACAAGAGCTTTCTCATCACCATCGGCGACCGCACCGTGGGCGGGCTCTCCAGCCGTGATCAGATGGTCGGCCCCTGGCAGATTCCGGTGGCCGATGCCGCCGTTACGCTGGCGGATTACGAAGGTTTCCGTGGCGAAGCCATGTCGATGGGCGAGCGCACCCCGCTGGCCATGCTGGATGCGCCCGCCTCGGGACGCATGGCCGTCGCCGAGGCGCTGACCAATCTGGCTTCGGCCGATGTGGCCCGCCTCGAAGACATCAAACTGTCGGCCAACTGGATGGCCGCCTGCGGTGTGCCGGGCCAGGACGCCGCGCTGTATGACACGGTATCGGCCGTGAGCGAGCTGTGTCAGGCCGTGGGTTTGTCGATTCCGGTCGGCAAGGACTCCCTGTCCATGAAGACGACCTGGCGTGAAGACGGCGAGGCGCGCGAAGTGGTGGCGCCGGTGTCGCTCATCGTGACGGCGTTCTCGCCGGTCGGCGATGTGCGCGCCAGCCTGACGCCTCAGCTTCGCACCGACGCGGGCGACAGCGTGCTTATCCTCATCGATCTGGGCCGCGGCCGTCATCGCATGGGCGGCTCCATTCTGGCGCAGGTCTATAACCAGGTCGGCGAAACGGTGCCGGACATCGATCAGCCGCAGGATCTGCGCGCCTTCTTCGTGACCATCCGCACCCTGGCCGAAGCCGGCACCATCCTGGCCTACCATGACCGCTCCGACGGTGGGTTGTTCGCCACGGTGGCTGAAATGGCTTTTGCGGGCCGCACGGGCGTGTCGATCAACCTGGACATGCTGACTTTCGATCCCCAGTCGGCCGACTGGGGTGATTACAAGATTCGTCCTGAACAGGTCGCCGTGCAGCGCGACGAGCTCACGCTCAAAGCGCTTTTCTCGGAAGAAGCCGGCGCCGTCATTCAGGTGCCGGCCTCGCAGCGCGATGCCGTGATGCAGGTGCTGCGCGGCGCGGGCCTGTCGGCACACTCGCATGTCATCGGCGGCCTGAATGGCGCCGACGAGGTCGAGTTCTTCCGCGACGGTAAGAAGATCTGGGGCCAGCCGCGCGCCGAACTGGGCCGCGCCTGGAGCGAAGTCAGCTATCGCATCATGGCGCGCCGCGACAACCCGGCCTGCGCGCAGGCCGAACTAGATGTCTGGAACGACGCGGCGGACCCGGGCCTGGCGCCGCGTGTCGCCTTCGATCCGCAACAGGACGTGGCGGCGCCCTTTATCGCGACGGGCAAACGCCCGCGTGTCGCCATCTTGCGCGAGCAGGGGTGCAACAGCCAGGTGGAAATGGCCTGGGCTTTTGATACCGCGGGTTTCGAAGCCATCGATGTCCATATGACCGATCTGCTGTCCGGCCGTATCGATCTGGGCGGCATGCAAGGGCTGGTAGCCGTGGGCGGCTTCAGCTACGGCGACGTGCTGGGCGCAGGCGAAGGCTGGGCGCGCACGATTCGGTTCAATAGCAAGCTGTCGGATCAATTCGCTGCCTATTTTGCGCGTCCCGACACCTTCGCCCTGGGCGTGTGCAACGGCTGCCAGATGATGGCCGCGTTGGCCCCCATGATTCCGGGCGCCGAGTTCTGGCCGCGTTTCACGCGCAACCAATCCGAGAAGTACGAAGCCCGTTTGTCGCTGGTGGAAGTGCAGGCCTCGCCGTCTATTTTCTTTGCCGGCATGGAAGGCGCCCGTATTCCGGTGGCGGTGGCGCATGGCGAGGGCTTTGCCGATTTCTCCCAGCAGGGCGATATCGGCCGGGTGCTGACCGCTGCGCGCTACATTGACAACCACGGTCAGATTACCGAGCGCTATCCTTTCAATCCTAACGGCAGCCCGCAGGGTTTGACGTCGGTGACCACGGCCGATGGCCGCTTCACCGTGCTGATGCCGCATCCCGAACGCGTCACGCGCAATGTGATGATGTCCTGGACGCCGGCGCAATGGGGCGAGAAAGATAGCCTCGGCGCTTACACGCCCTGGATGCGTTTCTTCCGCAACGCGCGGGTGTGGCTGGGCTGA
- a CDS encoding alpha/beta fold hydrolase, with protein MSEPRLDFVTCVSPAGFHRMAYWEWGDPDNDDVVMCVHGLTRNGRDFDHLARRLAGRYRVVCPDVVGRGQSDWLVNPLYYTIPQYVADMMTLLARVQPKTLAWVGTSMGGLIGLGLAGALAMARQTRQAPAGIHLPQERDIHIDYMVLNDVGPRMERIALDRITDYVGLPGIYSSFEDAVAATKLACATFGPHDETQWRELADHSYTRQGPFWIKRYDLKLALALVTQVGPDTYLAGEQLLWQAYEALDCPILVLRGEESDLLKASTVAEMRQRNPLTEERVFAGVGHAPTLMSPEQIEPVAAFLHAS; from the coding sequence ATGTCAGAACCGCGTCTGGATTTCGTTACTTGTGTCAGTCCGGCGGGTTTTCACCGCATGGCCTATTGGGAGTGGGGAGACCCCGACAATGATGATGTGGTGATGTGTGTGCACGGCCTCACGCGCAATGGCCGCGACTTCGACCACCTTGCGCGGCGTCTGGCAGGGCGTTACCGCGTGGTGTGCCCCGATGTGGTCGGGCGAGGGCAGTCGGATTGGCTGGTCAACCCACTGTACTACACGATCCCGCAGTATGTTGCCGACATGATGACGCTTCTGGCCAGGGTGCAGCCCAAGACCCTGGCCTGGGTGGGCACCTCGATGGGTGGGCTTATCGGACTGGGGCTGGCTGGCGCCTTGGCCATGGCGCGCCAGACCAGACAGGCTCCTGCGGGTATTCATCTGCCCCAGGAGCGAGACATCCATATCGACTACATGGTGCTCAACGATGTAGGGCCGCGGATGGAGCGTATCGCGCTGGATCGGATTACCGACTATGTCGGTCTGCCGGGTATTTACAGCAGCTTCGAGGATGCCGTGGCGGCGACCAAGCTGGCCTGCGCCACCTTCGGGCCGCACGACGAAACGCAATGGCGCGAACTGGCCGATCATAGTTATACCCGGCAGGGGCCATTCTGGATCAAGCGCTATGACCTCAAGCTTGCCTTGGCGCTCGTGACCCAGGTCGGCCCGGATACCTATTTGGCTGGCGAGCAATTGCTTTGGCAGGCCTATGAGGCGCTGGACTGCCCTATCCTCGTTCTACGCGGTGAAGAATCAGACTTGCTAAAGGCGTCCACCGTTGCGGAGATGCGCCAGCGTAATCCGCTTACCGAAGAGCGCGTGTTTGCGGGGGTGGGCCATGCCCCCACACTGATGTCGCCGGAGCAGATTGAGCCTGTTGCGGCGTTTCTGCACGCTAGCTAG
- a CDS encoding diguanylate phosphodiesterase produces the protein MLSTLIYRSRAVVAFDEERLGELIQAARLRNARENITGILLFDGLHFVQLLEGPQNAVDVLYGDIKRDPRHSDVVHLLRDYAPARRFKGDPMALIDLRGSESINPRLAILAKMVGMTQFSNSDDRVIKILLLYVQSSSVGHIIEGDSSSNWSAPPFMDAKEGGDDTDRSDIAQNDDPPYQFALQPIVNPMRRDISSFEFLIRGRNGGSPEQFFSSYPAEHRYRLDIESKALAFRLAHQIGQQHIKVAVNLFPMSLMTVPDAVDKLVAHIEASGLSPTQVLVEITEQEAISCLRSFGNAIKRLRAFGVGVAIDDFGSGFAGLSLLAEFQPDKLKIDRRIIQDIHTDGPRQAIVLAIVQVCTAMGITPVAEGVESIDEWCWLQAAGVERFQGYLFAKPALNRIPDVYWPERRYCDNARAANCA, from the coding sequence ATGCTCTCGACCCTGATCTATCGCAGCCGCGCGGTTGTGGCATTTGATGAAGAGCGTCTTGGAGAACTGATCCAGGCGGCCAGACTGCGAAACGCGCGCGAAAATATCACCGGCATTCTGCTGTTTGACGGCCTGCATTTCGTGCAGTTGCTGGAAGGCCCGCAAAACGCCGTCGATGTCCTATATGGAGACATAAAGCGCGATCCCCGGCACAGCGATGTGGTTCATCTTCTGCGAGATTACGCCCCGGCTCGCCGCTTCAAGGGCGACCCGATGGCCTTGATCGACCTGCGCGGAAGCGAATCGATCAATCCCAGGCTGGCGATTCTCGCCAAAATGGTGGGCATGACTCAGTTTAGCAACAGCGATGACCGGGTCATCAAGATTCTGCTGCTCTACGTGCAGTCCAGCAGCGTGGGCCACATCATCGAAGGCGATTCTTCATCAAACTGGTCGGCCCCGCCCTTTATGGATGCAAAAGAGGGGGGTGACGATACCGACCGTTCAGACATCGCACAGAACGATGACCCTCCCTATCAATTCGCGCTTCAACCCATTGTCAATCCGATGCGCCGCGACATCTCTTCGTTTGAGTTCCTCATACGTGGGCGCAACGGCGGATCTCCTGAGCAGTTTTTCTCGTCGTATCCGGCCGAGCACCGTTACCGGCTCGATATTGAGTCAAAAGCCCTCGCCTTCCGGCTGGCGCACCAAATCGGCCAACAGCACATCAAGGTCGCGGTCAATCTGTTCCCCATGTCGCTCATGACGGTGCCGGACGCCGTGGACAAGCTGGTTGCGCACATCGAGGCAAGCGGGCTTTCACCCACCCAGGTGCTCGTGGAGATCACCGAGCAGGAGGCCATCTCCTGTCTCAGATCGTTCGGAAACGCCATCAAGAGACTGCGTGCTTTCGGAGTCGGCGTAGCAATCGATGATTTCGGTTCGGGCTTTGCCGGCCTGTCGCTTCTGGCCGAATTTCAGCCAGACAAACTCAAGATCGACCGCAGGATCATCCAGGACATTCATACCGACGGCCCGAGGCAGGCCATCGTGCTCGCCATTGTCCAGGTGTGCACGGCAATGGGCATTACCCCCGTCGCGGAAGGCGTCGAGTCCATCGATGAGTGGTGCTGGTTGCAAGCAGCGGGAGTTGAGCGCTTCCAGGGCTATCTGTTCGCCAAACCGGCCCTCAATCGTATCCCTGATGTGTATTGGCCCGAGCGCCGTTACTGCGACAATGCGCGCGCCGCCAACTGTGCCTAG
- a CDS encoding DNA internalization-related competence protein ComEC/Rec2: MRFAPWGLLVLAAVLALIRAWTWGTELLAAEHDNEVFALELTIASLARGDASSRSFAAELDTSRPSGVPRRLQVTWRALPGGAVPEVIPGQRWRMVMVLRRPYGHANPHGPHAERRFHAERVGATASVRGYPRLLAPPRGYWLERARHALRARLADALEGRVYAGVIIALVMGDQQSIRREDWEVFNRTGITHLVSISGLHVTMLSGLAAAWARWLWPRARWRGRYLAERWAAQRVAALMAVLTALSYCLLAGWSVPTRRTFFMLAVVAWALQARLPLTPGAILSVAAALVVVLDPWALTTPGFWLSFGAVAILMRVVLTQRSGSRWQRWRMAVWDFCRTQMAVTLGLMPLLAFWVGEVSLVSPLANALAIPWVSLWVTPLALLTGALVWLPGAAWLGGLAHESFAGLMWGLSWLAAWRGASLPVAAAPIYLLGLALMGVAWALQGRGWPSRWVGWVCIVPMLVWRPERPPEGGWRLAALDVGQGTAVVVETARHVLLYDTGPRHYRSWDAGERLVLPYLRARGIARLDHLVVSHADLDHAGGLMSLLTVLPVSQSWASFVLPAWLRRERRLREREGEVLPAEIPLPGQQHDCRAGDGWEMDGVRFRFLHPGADPTLWPKGNNARSCVLLIEGGVHRALLPGDVAKAQERDWLAALPAVDVVLAPHHGSAGSSSQELVDAAGASHVIAQAGRFSRFGHPAPAAMRRWQRAGARVWRTDLDGAVIVESGESLTVSGWRHERWDGFVQETAEMFAGR; this comes from the coding sequence ATGCGGTTTGCGCCTTGGGGCTTGCTGGTGCTGGCGGCTGTGTTGGCCTTGATCCGGGCCTGGACCTGGGGTACGGAGCTGTTGGCTGCGGAGCATGACAACGAGGTGTTCGCGCTGGAGCTGACCATCGCCAGTCTGGCGCGGGGCGACGCGTCCAGCCGCAGCTTTGCCGCCGAGCTGGATACCTCGCGGCCTTCGGGGGTGCCGCGCCGTTTGCAGGTGACGTGGCGGGCATTGCCGGGTGGCGCTGTGCCAGAGGTGATTCCGGGGCAGCGCTGGCGCATGGTGATGGTGTTGCGCCGCCCTTATGGCCATGCCAATCCGCATGGCCCGCATGCCGAGCGGCGTTTTCATGCCGAGCGGGTGGGGGCGACGGCCTCGGTGCGTGGCTATCCGCGCTTGCTGGCGCCGCCTCGCGGCTATTGGCTGGAGCGTGCGCGGCATGCCTTGCGGGCCCGTCTTGCCGACGCGCTGGAAGGGCGGGTTTATGCCGGGGTGATCATCGCGCTGGTGATGGGGGATCAGCAATCGATACGCCGCGAGGACTGGGAGGTGTTCAACCGCACGGGGATCACGCATTTGGTGTCGATCAGCGGTTTGCATGTGACCATGTTGTCGGGGCTGGCGGCGGCCTGGGCGCGCTGGCTTTGGCCTCGTGCGCGCTGGCGCGGCCGCTATCTTGCCGAGCGCTGGGCAGCGCAGCGGGTAGCGGCATTGATGGCGGTGTTGACGGCGTTGAGTTATTGCCTGCTGGCTGGCTGGAGCGTGCCGACGCGGCGCACGTTTTTTATGCTGGCGGTAGTGGCCTGGGCCTTGCAGGCGCGTTTGCCGCTCACGCCGGGAGCGATCCTGTCTGTGGCGGCGGCCCTTGTCGTCGTGCTCGATCCCTGGGCGCTGACAACGCCGGGTTTCTGGCTGTCTTTCGGCGCGGTGGCGATTTTGATGCGCGTGGTGCTGACACAGCGCAGCGGATCGCGCTGGCAGCGCTGGCGAATGGCCGTCTGGGACTTCTGCCGCACACAGATGGCGGTCACGCTGGGTCTGATGCCATTGCTGGCGTTCTGGGTGGGCGAGGTGTCGCTGGTGTCGCCTCTGGCCAATGCCTTGGCGATCCCCTGGGTCAGTCTTTGGGTGACGCCGCTGGCCTTATTGACCGGCGCGCTGGTATGGCTGCCGGGTGCGGCGTGGTTAGGCGGACTGGCGCATGAGAGTTTTGCGGGCTTGATGTGGGGCCTGTCGTGGCTGGCTGCCTGGCGCGGGGCAAGCCTGCCGGTGGCGGCGGCGCCGATCTATTTGCTGGGGCTCGCATTGATGGGTGTCGCCTGGGCCTTGCAGGGCCGGGGCTGGCCATCGCGGTGGGTCGGATGGGTATGCATCGTGCCCATGCTGGTTTGGCGGCCGGAGCGGCCCCCCGAAGGCGGGTGGCGTCTGGCGGCGCTGGACGTGGGGCAGGGCACGGCGGTGGTGGTCGAAACTGCCCGGCATGTGCTGCTTTATGACACCGGGCCGCGCCATTACCGTTCCTGGGACGCGGGCGAGCGTCTGGTGCTGCCCTATCTGCGGGCGCGGGGTATTGCGCGCTTGGATCATCTGGTGGTGTCACATGCGGATCTGGATCATGCCGGCGGGCTGATGAGCCTGTTGACGGTGTTGCCCGTGAGCCAGTCCTGGGCCTCCTTTGTTTTGCCGGCTTGGCTGAGGCGCGAGCGCCGTCTGCGCGAGCGGGAAGGGGAGGTCTTGCCTGCCGAGATTCCTTTGCCTGGGCAGCAGCATGACTGCCGGGCGGGCGACGGGTGGGAGATGGATGGGGTGCGTTTCCGGTTTCTGCATCCAGGCGCCGATCCTACCCTGTGGCCCAAGGGCAATAATGCTCGCAGTTGCGTGTTGCTGATCGAAGGCGGCGTCCATCGTGCCCTATTGCCGGGCGATGTGGCCAAGGCGCAAGAGCGTGATTGGCTGGCTGCGCTGCCTGCGGTGGATGTCGTGTTGGCGCCGCATCATGGTTCTGCCGGTTCATCCAGCCAGGAGCTGGTCGACGCGGCGGGTGCGTCGCATGTTATTGCGCAGGCGGGACGTTTCAGCCGTTTCGGGCATCCGGCGCCGGCCGCCATGCGGCGTTGGCAACGGGCCGGGGCGCGTGTCTGGCGCACGGATCTCGATGGCGCCGTGATTGTCGAGTCAGGCGAGTCCTTGACCGTGAGCGGGTGGCGGCATGAGCGGTGGGATGGTTTTGTGCAGGAGACCGCCGAGATGTTTGCCGGACGCTAG
- the greB gene encoding transcription elongation factor GreB: MNKAFVKESERDDDDDLPEAQALPAGTRNYMTPEGYARLRDELAHLMNVERPSVVQVVSWAASNGDRSENGDYLYGKKRLREIDRRMRFLTKRLDIAEVVDASLQPNRDQIFFGATVVYAGKSGEAQRVSIVGVDEAEPLAGKISWISPVARALIKAREGDTVTLRTPGGVEALDILEVHYPEPAVE, from the coding sequence ATGAACAAGGCTTTTGTCAAAGAATCCGAGCGCGACGACGATGACGATCTGCCCGAGGCGCAGGCTTTGCCTGCCGGCACGCGCAACTACATGACCCCTGAGGGTTACGCCCGCTTGCGCGACGAACTGGCGCATCTGATGAATGTCGAGCGGCCCAGCGTAGTGCAGGTCGTGTCTTGGGCGGCCTCCAATGGAGACCGCTCCGAGAACGGCGATTATCTGTATGGCAAGAAGCGTTTGCGCGAAATCGATCGTCGCATGCGGTTTTTGACCAAGCGGCTCGATATTGCCGAAGTGGTCGATGCCTCTTTGCAACCCAATCGCGATCAGATTTTCTTTGGCGCGACGGTGGTGTATGCAGGCAAATCCGGCGAGGCCCAGCGGGTTTCCATCGTGGGTGTGGACGAGGCCGAGCCGCTGGCGGGCAAGATCAGTTGGATTTCGCCGGTCGCGCGCGCGCTCATCAAGGCGCGCGAAGGCGATACGGTCACGCTACGCACGCCGGGAGGCGTTGAGGCGCTGGATATTCTGGAAGTGCACTACCCGGAGCCGGCTGTCGAGTAG